A window of Gemmatimonas sp. genomic DNA:
TTGCCTTTGCGGCCATGACGGTGTTCTCGAGCGGCGTGTCGATGTACGCGATGGGCAAGCTGCTGAATCTGTTGCTGGGATGGGACTTCGACACGAGTGTGCTGGTGTCGGCCGGTGTCGTACTCGCATACGTGTTGCTGGGCGGTCTCACCAGCGCGATCTACAACGAAGTGCTGCAGTTCTTCATGATCGTGTTCGGCTTTGCGCCTCTCGTGTGGATTGGTCTGCGCAACGTCGGTGGCTGGGGCGGCCTGACCAGCAAACTCGCCACCGCGGCCACTGGACGAGGGCTGCCGGAGTACGCCTACACGCACGCGTGGCAGGGGATGGGGTCAGCCTCCACGAATTCCATCGGTATCGAGTGGTTCGGTATGGTGATGGGTCTCGGTTTCGTGCTCTCGTTCGGCTACTGGTGCACGGACTTTCTCGTAGTGCAGCGTGCCATGGCCGCCGATTCGATGACGGCAGCGCGCCGCACGCCGCTCATTGCGGCCGTGCCGAAAATGCTATTCCCGTTCCTCGTGATCCTGCCCGGCATGATCGCGCTGGCGATGGGGGACAACATCATCCCGCCCAAGCTCACCGAGGCCGGCGCTCCGCTGATGGATAGTCTGGGCCATGTCGTGCTCGACTACGACCTCGCCACACCGATGATGCTGGTCAAGCTGTTTCCCACCGGCATGCTGGGGCTCGGGCTCACGGCGCTGATCGCGTCGTTCATGTCGGGCATGGCGGGCAACGTCACCGCCTTCAACACCGTGTGGACGTACGACATCTATCAGGCCCACGTCAAGAAATCGGCGAGCGACGCGCACTATCTCTGGATGGGGCGCGCGGCCACCGTGGGCGGCATCGCCTTGTCGGTGGCCGCCGCGTACGTCGCGGGCGCGTTCAACAACATCATGGAGTTTTTGCAGCTCGTGTTTGCGTTCGTGAACGCGCCGCTGTTCGCCACGTTCGCGCTGGGCATGTTCTGGAAGCGCAGTACTGGACATGGCGCGTTCTGGGGGTTGGTGGCCGGAACCGTCGCGCCTGCCATTCACCATGGCGTCTCGCTGGCGGCGGGCGCTTCTCCCGGTGTGAAGGGCGGATACTTCGCCACGCTGATCAGCTACCCCAGCGAAATGGCGCAGACTTTCTGGACGGCGATCGCGGCGTTCACGACCTGCTTTCTGGTCACGATCGTCGTGAGCTTGGCCACCGCGCCGCGTCCCGACCGTGAACTTGAAGGACTGGTGTATTCCCTGACGCCGAAACCGGTCGATGATGTGCAATCCTGGTATCAGCGACCATCGGTGTTCGCCGTGGGTGTGTTGGCGTGCACGGTCGTGCTCAACGTCATCTTCTTCTAGTCTTGAGGGACTCGCCGGTGAGTGGCTCAGCCAACCTCGATCTTCGAACGCCGATCGGACTGCTCTTCATCGTACTCGGTGCGATACTGGCGATCTTCGGCGTGCTGACCAGAGCGGATACTGTCATGTACGCCCAGTCCGGGGGGATCAATCTCAACCTTGTGTGGGGCGTGGTCATGGTGCTGTTCGGGGGCATCATGACCGCCTTCGCCGTGGTGGCCCGTCGCCAGGCGTAGACCCGGCCAACCGCCACTGTCAGACCCCCTGCGCACCATACAGACATCCTCCAACGCGGAGTTTGTCTGATGGATGCCATCTTACTCGTCGATCACCAGCCCATCACCCCGCCCGCCGGTCCGGCCGGCGTGGTGGTCCGGGCTCTCGTGACCATCTCCGGCACGGTGCCGGCGCACCGGCAGCGCACTCCGCTGGCGATCTCCCTCGTGCTCGACCGCAGCGGGTCGATGGACGGCGACCGATTGGAGGCCGCCAAGGCCGCCTCGATCAGCGCCGTCGAGCGTCTGCATCGCGACGACGTCGTGTCCGTGATTGCCTTCGACGATCAGGTGCACGTCGTGGCACCGCCCGCCCTGCGAGCCCGCCAGCTCCAGCTGGTGCAGCAGCTGAGCGACATCGACAGCGGTGGCAGCACCAACCTCAGCGGCGGGTGGCTCCGCGGTCGTCAGCACATGGAGCAGGCGCTTGGGATGCTCGGCTCCCTCGAAGGATCGTCGCGCCGCATCGTGTTGCTCACCGACGGACACGCCAATGCCGGCATCACCGATCCGTCCACGTTGGTCGAGCTGGCCCGGACCGCCCGCGCGATGGGGATCACCACCACTACCATCGGGGTCGGTGAGGGCTACGACGACGAGCTTCTGCGTTCGATGGCTGACGCGGGCGGCGGCAATAGCTGGTACGTCGAACGCCCCGATCAAGCACAGGACGTCCTCGCCGAGGAGATGGGGAATCTGCTCTCGGTCTCGGCGCAGGGGCTATCGGTAACGCTCACGCTGGAGGACCCGGTGGCGATGTTCGCCACGCACTCGAGCTGGCCCGCCACCGCGGTGGCGAATACGATCACGTTCGATCTGGGCGATCTGTACGCCAGCGAGCCCAAGCCGGTGCTGGTCGAGCTGTTCGTGCCGGCCGATCAACTCGACGCGTTGGCCAGCGGCGGGGCGCCGATCGCAACGCTGGTGGTGTCGGCGGACGTGCTCATCGAAGGCGGCGGGGTTGAGCACCGCGCGATGACCCTCGGCGTGGCGGCGTCGCTGGAGACGCAGTCCACCCTCGTGCCGGCGGTCGAGCATGCCGTGCTGCTGGCTCGAGCCGCCAGGGCCCGCGAGGAGGCGGCACGCCGTCAGCGAGAGGGCGACGCCGGCGGGGCGGAGGACGAAATGCGGATGATGGTGGATTCGCTGTCGAGCAGCGCACTGGCGGCGCATCCGGACTTCGCCGACGAACTGCAGGCGCAGGCGCAGGATCTGCGAGGGCTGGCGGAGCGCTACGAGAGCCGCATGTTCAGCGAGGTCGAAGCCAAGTATCAGATGCAACGCAGCTACAATGCCCGTCGCGGAAAAAAGCAGAATGACCATGTGCTGAGACGAGAGCCGTAACGAGCGCGAGTGTCGGGCCGTAGATTTCGACGATGCGCCCGACACTCCTCGTTTCTGCGACGTTGCTGTTGGCGGCAATGTTGACCCCCCTCTACGATGGGTCACGCCTTGCGGCTCAGCCGCAGCCCGCTCCACGCCGTACCAGTGACCGCCGGGCGGCGGACCCGGCACCGTTGGCGGCTGTGACCACATTGCTCGACATCGACCGCGCGTTTTCAAAGACGAGCAGTGATCTCTCGATGCGGGCGGCGCTCGACGCGATGTTCGCCGACGGCGTCATCGCGCCGTGGCAACGCGGTGAGATCGTGAAGGGAAAGGCGGCCGTCATTCGTGCGCTGCTGCAGTCGCCCGACAGCGTCGCGAAGCTGTCGTGGGCGCCGATCCGCGGTGGTGTATCGGCCGACGGTTTGCACGGCTTCACCTTCGGCTATCTCGCGGCCGAACATCCCGATGGTCGTCTCGCGCATTCGAAATATATCGCGTACTGGGTGCGTGAGCCGCGCGGGTGGCGCGTGGCCGCGTGGAAGCGACGCCCCATCGGTGCGGCGCCACTCGCGTCCGAGCCGCAGGCACCGGCGTTGCCACGGCGCATGGTGAAAGCCACTGTCGACAGCGACGTCATCGCGCGTTACTACCGGAGCCTCGTGAACGCCGAAGTGGGCTTCTCGCAGCTCGCGCAGCGCGTGGGCCTGTCACGCGCGTTCGCCGACATGGGCTCTGCGGATGCGGTGAACATGGGCGGTCCCGATGATCCGCAGTTCGTGGTGGGTGCCGCCAACATTGGGCGCACGGTGGCGCCGAGGCACGGTGATCAGCCGACCACGATCACATGGGGTGCCGATACGGCGTTCGTGGCCTCGAGCGGTGATCTTGGTATTACCTTCGGCGTGATCCGACCCAACGTCCAACAGGATCCCAATGCCCCCGCTCCCGGTGCCGCGTTCTTCACCATCTGGCGGCGTGCCTCGTCGTCAGCGCCGTGGCGCTACATCGCTGAATGAGCTTCAACCTTTTCATCGCACATCGGGACTCACCTATGCACATCTCGGTACGGCGCGCTGCGCTGACGTTCGTTGCCGTGTTGCTGGCCGCGCCGGCCGTCGGCGCTCAGGCGCTCTCGCCGTCGACGCTCGGCCTCAGTGCTGCGGTGCACGGCGTCGGCGGTAGGATGAACACGGCCATCTATAGCGGAGCGAGCGGGAGTGCCGCCTTCGGGTTCGGCGGAGAAATCGCCTATGGCGCATCGCCGCGCTTGTCGCTCGTGGGCCGAGTGGCGCGCATTTCGTCCAAGTCGGAGATCATCACCGAGTCCACCGACTACGCGATGCTGCAGGGCGATCTTGGCCTTCGCTGGATGCAGTCGCCGGGCGCGCGCGTGAGGGCCTTCGCGGAGGCCGGCCTCGCGCTTCGTCGACTCGGGTTCGAGTACGCCGACAGCGCCGGTGTGGTCAGCGATTTCAGCGCCTTCAACGGCGGCGCCACGGTCAGTGCCGGTGTGATGGTGTTCAGGACCGACAAGATGTCGGTGGAGGCCGCTGGCACCTACACCACCGGCAACTTCAGCACGTGGAAAGTGAACGGGCAGGCGGCGTCGTTGGCGCAGATGACGTCCGAGATGCTCGGCGTGCGCGTCGGCGTGCGCTACTGGTTCAAGAAGTAGCGCGGTTTCGATCCAGGAACGCGCGCATGCGCGCGTTCCGCTCCTCGCTCGAGGCGAGATCGCGGAACGACGTATGCTCAGCGAGAAGCCCGTCGCCGAGTGTGGTGTGGTAGGCATCCAGCACTGCCCCCCGTGCCAGTCGCGTGGCCTCCCGCGGATGCGAGGCGATGCGTTGCGCGATCTCAGTCGCGCGGGCCAGCGCGCTGCCGGCCGGCACCACTTCGGAGACGATGCCGGCGCGCAGCGCGGTGGCCGCGTCGATCGGATCGCCGGTAAGGACCAACTGCATCGTCATCGACTTGCCGGCGCTCCTCGCCAACCGTTGCGTTCCCCCTGCGCCCGGCATCCAGCCCAAGGTGATCTCGGGCTGACCGAATCGCGCTGCCGCTCCCGCGACGGCGATATCGCAGCTCAGCACGAGTTCGTTGCCGCCACCGAACGCCACGCCTTCTACCGCGGCGATCATCGGACACCCTGCGCGCCAGATCCGCTGCCAGGCAATCGTGCGGGGATGACGCTCGAGCGCCGGTCCGTCGAGCGCCAGCATCTCGGTGATGTCGGCTCCCGCCGCGAACGCGCGCGCGTTTCCGGCCAGGACAATGCAACGCACGCGGTCGTCCGCATCAGCCACCTCGATCGCGGCGGCCAGCTCGCTCATCGTCTGATGGCGCAGCGCGTTGCGCGCATCGGGCCGGTCGATCGTGATGGTGACGACGCCGTCCACGCATTCGCTCACGAGTACATCGCGTGCGGTGCTCATGCGGGTTCGTCCGGCACGATCGCGGTGGCTTCGATCTCGACCAAGGCGTTGACCTCCATCAACGCGCACACCTGTACCGCCGACATCGCGGGATACACGCGGCCAAGCACTTCGCGGTAGGCCTCGCCCAACGCGGCACCACTCGCGATGTACTGGTTGCGGTCGGTCACGTACCATGTGAGGCGCACAAGATGCTCCGCTGTGGCACCGTCGCAGGCCAACACCTCGACGATGTTGCGCATGGCCTGCTTGGCTTGCTCCACGAAGTCGTCACTCACCATCTGCTGCTGCGCGTTCCACCCGATCTGTCCGGCCACATGAATCTGACGGCCGCGCGCTGACATCCCATTGGCGTATCCACGTGGGCGCGACCATCCGTCCGGCTGTAACGTGCGATGCATCAGCTGTTCTCCTTGAGACGGAATCGCTGAAGCTTTCCCGTGTCGGTTTTGGGCAGCGCGCTCACAAACTGCACTTGTCGTGGATACTTGTACGGCGCAATCGTCGCCTTGACGTGCTCTTGCAGCAGGCGCACGAGCGTCGCGTCGCCTTCAACGCCAGCTCGCAGTACGACAAAGGCGGTCACCACTTGTCCGCGCTCGTCATCGGGAAGCCCGACCACGGCACACTCGGCGACTGCTTCATGCTGCAGCAGTGCGCCCTCAACTTCGGGCGCTCCGATGTTGTAGCCGGCCGAGATGATGAGATCGTCGGTGCGGGCCTTGAAGAACACGTAGCCGTCGTCGTCCATCGTGCAGGCATCGCCTGTGAGATTCCACCCGCCCTGCACGTAGGATGTCTGTCGCGCGTCGGCGAGATAGCGACAGCCAGTGGGACCGCGAACCGCCAGCCGCCCCACCTCGCCGCGGGGCACCTCGCGCATGTCGTCGTCGAGCACGGCGATGGTGTAACCGGGTACCGCCCGTCCGATCGCGCCGCGTCGCCAATCCCTACCGGCCGCGCCGATGAACACGTGGATCAACTCGGTGGCGCCGAGACCGTCGAGCATCTCGAGACCGGTGGCCTCGCGCCAGAGGGTGCGTGTGGCATCGGGCAGGGCTTCACCGGCCGACACGGTCACGCGAAGCGAGGAGGTGTTGAAACACCCCGCACGATCCCGGATCATGATCGCCATATGTCGATAGAACGTCGGAGCGGTAAAACTGATCGTTGCACCGGTGTCGGCGATGGCTTCGAGCAAGCTCTCCGGCGATGCGCGCTCCAGCAATACGACGCTGGCACGCGCGGCCATCGGAAAGCACACGAGGCCGCCGAGCCCAAAGGTAAATGCGATCGGCGGGGTACCGATGCAGCGATCGTTGGGCGTGATGCCCAGTACCTGCTCGGAGAATCCACGGCACATCGCCATCACATCCCGATGAAAGTGCATGCATCCCTTCGGAATCCCCGTGGTGCCCGATGTGAACGCGATGAGTGCGACATCGTCACTCGCCGTGGTGGCCGCAGCGAACGGCGCGCTGTGTCGCGCCATGGCGCGCTCGAGGCCGTCGGCGCCGTCTCCGCCCCAGCATCGTACGGCGCGAACAGATGGTGTCCCAGCCGCGGCCGTGGCCAGATCCTCCAATAGCCGTGCATCGCACAGTGCGGCGTTGCACTGCGCGCGCTCGATCACCATGCGCAACTCACCGGCCCGCAGCATCGGCATCGTGGTCACGGCCACCATGCCGGCCTTGAGCGTGGCCAGCCACGCCACTGTCATGAAGCGGCCGTTGAAGCCGCGGCAGAGCACGCGATTGCCGGAGACGAGTCCGAGATCGTGCACCAGCACGTGCGCCAGCGCGTCGACCTGCGCCGCCAACTGCGCGTACGTGGTCTCTTCCCATCCACCGAGGCTATCCGGCACCACGATCGCTACGCGATCACCGTGCCCTTCCTCAATGGCGCGATCGAGTAGCTCCACCGCCGCATTGAGACGCGGCGGCACCGCGTACACACCCTCGAGCATGATCACCGGCCAGTGCTCGACCGGCGGCAGCTGCGCACGTGCGAAACCATCGACATGGCCGCTCGGGTGCAGCTGCACGGTCATGCGATCAGATGACGTCGTCATGGCGTGATCTCAGCGCTGACGGTGAGCCTTCACGGTCTCGCGGCCGACGAGCAGGCGCTGCACTTCCGTGGCACCTTCGTATATCCGCAACGCGCGCACATCGCGATACAGTCGCTCCACCACTTCACCCACGCGCACGCCACGGCCGCCGTGCAGCTGTAGCGCACGGTCGATCACCTGCTGCGCCAGCTCCGTACCGGCCAGCTTGGCCATTGCGGCCACGCCGGTGCTGCGGCTGCTCTGGGTGTCGCGATGCCACGCGGCCCGATAGGTCATGAGCGCCGCCGCGTCGAGATCGGTGGCCATGTCGCCCAGAATCGCCTGCGCTACGGGCTGCGCACTCAGCGTGGTGCCGAACATGGCGCGTGACTCGGCTTGTGTAAGCGCCTCGTGCATAGCGCGTCGCGCAAATCCCGTCGCGGCCGCGGCTACCGACACGCGGAAGATGTCGAGCGTGCGCATGGCGAGCGAAAAGCCCTCTCCCTCGACGCCGAGCAGCGCGTCGTGCGGTACCACGCACGAGTCGAACGACAGCAGCGCCAGCGGGTGCGGCGACATCACCGTGATGCGCTCGGCGACACGCAGGCCCGGCGTGTCGGCCCGCACGAAGAAGGCACTGATACCTTTGGATCCGGTCGGCTCGGCGCCGCTGCGGGCGAAGACGCAGTAAAAATCGGCGATGCCGCCATTCGAGATCCATGTCTTGGCGCCGTCGAGCTGCCAGCCCGCATCGGTGCGCGTGGCCCGCATACGCATCGCCGCCACATCGGAACCGGCATCGGGCTCCGAGAGAGCGAATGCGGCGATCGCACTGCCCGAGGCCACGCGCGGTAGCCACTCAGCGCGCATCGCGTCGCTGCCCCCCAAGCTGATCGCACCAGACCCCAACCCCTGCATGGCAAATGCGAAGTCGGCGAGTCCATCGTGGGCGGCAAGCGCCTCGCGCAGCAGGCAGAGCGCGCGCGAGTCGAGTGTGGGGAGCGCACCGCCCCATGGCGCCGGCACGCAGTAGCGCAGAAAGCCGGCATCGCCCAGTCGACGCACCCAGGCGCGGCAGGCGTCGTCGACCTCGGCCTCACCATGCGCAAGCGGCTCGGTACCCTGCGCCGCGGTCCACTCGGTCACGGACGTCGCGAGCGCGCGATGCGCGTCGTCGAAGAACGGCCAGGCGAGATGCTCAGTTGCGCCCTGCATCGTCAGTTCCCCTCGAATACGGGGGACTGCTTGGCGGCGAACGCTTCGAACGCCCGGCGGAAATCCTGCGTGCCCATGCACAGCGCCTGCGCCTGTGCTTCCATCTCGATGGCCTGATCGATCGACACGTTCCACTCTTGGGCCAGCATGGTCTTGGTCATGCTGTGCGCGAATGCCGGGCCGTTGGCGAGATCGCCGGCGCGCTTGACGGCCTCAGTCAACAGCGCGTCGCGTTCGACGAGCGCGTTGTAGAAGCCCCACCGTTCGCCCTCGGCCGCGTCCATCGCGCGTCCGGTATACAGCAGTTCCGACGCACGCCCCTGGCCGATGATGCGCGGCAGCAGCGCACAGGCGCCCATGTCGCAGCCGGCGAGGCCCACGCGCGTAAACAGAAACGCCGTGCGCGCCTGTGGCGTCGCCAGGCGCATGTCGGAGGCCATGGCGAGAATGGCGCCAGCGCCGGCGCAAACGCCGTCGACTGCCGCGATGATCGGCTGTGGACAGGCGCGCATTGCCTTGACGAGATCACCCGTCATGCGCGTGAACGCCAACAGCTCGGGTATAGCCATGCGCGTGAGCGGCTCGATGATCTCGAACACGTCTCCACCGGAACAGAAATTGTGCTCGGCACCCGTGAGCACGATGGCACGAATGTCCGATGCGTAACTGAGATCGCGAAAGAGATCGCGCAGCTCGGCGTACGACTCGAACGTGAGCGGATTCTTGCGCGACGGACGGTTCAGGGTGATCACCCCTACGCGACCGTCGTGCGCGGTCGACCACGCGAAGTGCTGCGGCTCGAGCGCCGCCAACGGGTGCCGCATCGCCGTCATTGAATTGGTCATGAGCTGCTCCTGGGAGAACGAACACGATCTTTCACGACGCCAAGCCGCGTGTGCATCGCGCGCTGGTCGTCGGCAGGAAGTGCGGCAAAGATGTCGGAGACCCAGCGCTCATGGGCGTGCGCCATGGCGGCGAAGTGGCGCTTGCCGGCCGCCGTCAGTCGTACGATGGCGGCGCGTTTGTCGGTTGGAGACACGCGCCGCGTGACGAGCTTGTCGGCCTCGAGGGCGCGTACCAGCCACGTGACATTGCCGCCGGTGGTGAGAATGCGCTCGGAGAGTTCTCCCATGCGCAGGCCGTCGGGCGCGCGTTCCAGCTGTGCCATCAAGTCGAAGCGTGGCAATGTAGAGCCGAACTCGCGCTTGAGGGCGCTGTCCAGCTGACGCTCGACGAGCGTGGTCGTCGTGAACAGGCGCAGCCAGAGGCGGAGCGATTCCTGATCGGTCCTCGTCACCCGCCACGCTCCGGTGTACGCTCGTCGTCGGCGCGCCCGTCAATCACGATGGTCTGACCTATGGCCGCGCCGATCGGTGCGGTGCATAACGCGAGCACCGCGTCGGCCACTTCTTCCGACGTCACGATACGCGTCTGCCCGGCATCGGCAAGGATCGACTGCAGTGCATCGTTGGCAGTGCGCCCGGTACGCTGCACGATCCGCTCGACGGCACCGGTCACGAGGTCAGTGTCGGTGTACGCAGGGCATACCGCATTCACCGCCACGCCGCGCGGTCCGGCCTCCAGCGCGAGTGAGCGCGTGAGCCCGATCATCGCATGCTTGGCTGCCGTGTACGCCGTGACGTAGGGCGCGCCCATGAGGCCGGCCACACTGGCCACGTTCACAATGTGGCCAAAGCTGCGCTCGATCATGCCAGGCAACACCACCTGCGACGCGTACACCGGCGCCATGAGGTGCATCGCAAGCATGCGCTCAAATAATGCCGTGTCGCTCTTGAGAAACGGTGCCGATTCGGCGGTGCCGGCGTTGTTCACCAGAATGTCGACGGGCCCCAACGCTTCGGCGGCAGCGACGCACGCGCCGACCAGCGCCTCACGATCGGTCACATCGGCCACGACCACCGTGTATGGACCCGACAATGAGGCCGCCACGGCTTTGGCGCGTGCGGCGTCACGCACCAGCAGCGAGACCCGGGCGCCGTTCGCAGAGAGGGCGCGCGCAATCGCCGCGCCGATGCCGCGGTTCGCTCCGGTCACCATCGCATGGCGGCCGGCTAGCGCCGGCAACGAATCACTCGTATGCAGGCTCATGTGAGCTCTCCGGTGGGCGGTGCGCCCTCGGCGGCAGCGCGCGTCGAGCGCTCGCGTTCAATGAGACGATCCAGCTGTGACTTGCCAGCCAGATACTGCACCGGCCACACGGCGCCGGCGTAGCCGTACTTCGCTGCTTCCATGAGCGTCCACGCCGGATTGGTCAGATGCGGACGTCCGATGGCGACCAGATCCGCGCGTCCCGATGCAATGATCCCGTTGGCCTGATCGGCGTCGGTGATCGCACCGACAGCGATGGTCGCAATGCCCGCCTCCTGTCGTACGCGATCGGCAAAGGGCGTCTGCCACATGCGGCCGTACACCGGACGCTCGCGCTTCACGACCTGCCCGGCGGACACGTCGATCATATCTGCGCCGGCGTCCCGGAACAGTGTGGCGATCGCCACCGCATCGTCATCAGTATTGCCGCCGGTCGCCCAGTCATGCGCGGAAATGCGCACCGAGATCGGCAAGTTGGCCGGCCACACGGCGCGCACCGCGGTGAACACTTCGCGCGGAAACTTGGCGCGCCCCGCGAGATCACCGCCGTAGGCATCGGTGCGACGGTTTGTGAGCGGGGAGAGGAAGCCCGACATGAGATAGCCGTGTGCGAAGTGCAACTCCAGCCAATCAAATCCAGCGGCCACGCCACGCTGCGCGGCCTGCACGAACTCCCCGGTCACGCGCAGCATGTCGTCGCGTGTCATCTCGCGGGCCGTTTGCGA
This region includes:
- a CDS encoding AMP-binding protein, which translates into the protein MHPSGHVDGFARAQLPPVEHWPVIMLEGVYAVPPRLNAAVELLDRAIEEGHGDRVAIVVPDSLGGWEETTYAQLAAQVDALAHVLVHDLGLVSGNRVLCRGFNGRFMTVAWLATLKAGMVAVTTMPMLRAGELRMVIERAQCNAALCDARLLEDLATAAAGTPSVRAVRCWGGDGADGLERAMARHSAPFAAATTASDDVALIAFTSGTTGIPKGCMHFHRDVMAMCRGFSEQVLGITPNDRCIGTPPIAFTFGLGGLVCFPMAARASVVLLERASPESLLEAIADTGATISFTAPTFYRHMAIMIRDRAGCFNTSSLRVTVSAGEALPDATRTLWREATGLEMLDGLGATELIHVFIGAAGRDWRRGAIGRAVPGYTIAVLDDDMREVPRGEVGRLAVRGPTGCRYLADARQTSYVQGGWNLTGDACTMDDDGYVFFKARTDDLIISAGYNIGAPEVEGALLQHEAVAECAVVGLPDDERGQVVTAFVVLRAGVEGDATLVRLLQEHVKATIAPYKYPRQVQFVSALPKTDTGKLQRFRLKENS
- a CDS encoding enoyl-CoA hydratase-related protein, whose protein sequence is MSTARDVLVSECVDGVVTITIDRPDARNALRHQTMSELAAAIEVADADDRVRCIVLAGNARAFAAGADITEMLALDGPALERHPRTIAWQRIWRAGCPMIAAVEGVAFGGGNELVLSCDIAVAGAAARFGQPEITLGWMPGAGGTQRLARSAGKSMTMQLVLTGDPIDAATALRAGIVSEVVPAGSALARATEIAQRIASHPREATRLARGAVLDAYHTTLGDGLLAEHTSFRDLASSEERNARMRAFLDRNRATS
- a CDS encoding RidA family protein, yielding MHRTLQPDGWSRPRGYANGMSARGRQIHVAGQIGWNAQQQMVSDDFVEQAKQAMRNIVEVLACDGATAEHLVRLTWYVTDRNQYIASGAALGEAYREVLGRVYPAMSAVQVCALMEVNALVEIEATAIVPDEPA
- a CDS encoding sodium:solute symporter family protein yields the protein MTQITALDYVVMAIYFAVVLGIGWALRRKMRTSNDFLLSGRSLPPWVTGLAFLSANLGAQEVIGMGASGAKYGIATAHFYWIGAIPAMVFVGIFMMPFYYGSRARSVPEYLKLRFDEKTRTLNAFAFAAMTVFSSGVSMYAMGKLLNLLLGWDFDTSVLVSAGVVLAYVLLGGLTSAIYNEVLQFFMIVFGFAPLVWIGLRNVGGWGGLTSKLATAATGRGLPEYAYTHAWQGMGSASTNSIGIEWFGMVMGLGFVLSFGYWCTDFLVVQRAMAADSMTAARRTPLIAAVPKMLFPFLVILPGMIALAMGDNIIPPKLTEAGAPLMDSLGHVVLDYDLATPMMLVKLFPTGMLGLGLTALIASFMSGMAGNVTAFNTVWTYDIYQAHVKKSASDAHYLWMGRAATVGGIALSVAAAYVAGAFNNIMEFLQLVFAFVNAPLFATFALGMFWKRSTGHGAFWGLVAGTVAPAIHHGVSLAAGASPGVKGGYFATLISYPSEMAQTFWTAIAAFTTCFLVTIVVSLATAPRPDRELEGLVYSLTPKPVDDVQSWYQRPSVFAVGVLACTVVLNVIFF
- a CDS encoding MarR family winged helix-turn-helix transcriptional regulator, with the protein product MTRTDQESLRLWLRLFTTTTLVERQLDSALKREFGSTLPRFDLMAQLERAPDGLRMGELSERILTTGGNVTWLVRALEADKLVTRRVSPTDKRAAIVRLTAAGKRHFAAMAHAHERWVSDIFAALPADDQRAMHTRLGVVKDRVRSPRSSS
- a CDS encoding enoyl-CoA hydratase family protein; the encoded protein is MTNSMTAMRHPLAALEPQHFAWSTAHDGRVGVITLNRPSRKNPLTFESYAELRDLFRDLSYASDIRAIVLTGAEHNFCSGGDVFEIIEPLTRMAIPELLAFTRMTGDLVKAMRACPQPIIAAVDGVCAGAGAILAMASDMRLATPQARTAFLFTRVGLAGCDMGACALLPRIIGQGRASELLYTGRAMDAAEGERWGFYNALVERDALLTEAVKRAGDLANGPAFAHSMTKTMLAQEWNVSIDQAIEMEAQAQALCMGTQDFRRAFEAFAAKQSPVFEGN
- a CDS encoding SDR family oxidoreductase, with product MSLHTSDSLPALAGRHAMVTGANRGIGAAIARALSANGARVSLLVRDAARAKAVAASLSGPYTVVVADVTDREALVGACVAAAEALGPVDILVNNAGTAESAPFLKSDTALFERMLAMHLMAPVYASQVVLPGMIERSFGHIVNVASVAGLMGAPYVTAYTAAKHAMIGLTRSLALEAGPRGVAVNAVCPAYTDTDLVTGAVERIVQRTGRTANDALQSILADAGQTRIVTSEEVADAVLALCTAPIGAAIGQTIVIDGRADDERTPERGG
- a CDS encoding VWA domain-containing protein, which produces MDAILLVDHQPITPPAGPAGVVVRALVTISGTVPAHRQRTPLAISLVLDRSGSMDGDRLEAAKAASISAVERLHRDDVVSVIAFDDQVHVVAPPALRARQLQLVQQLSDIDSGGSTNLSGGWLRGRQHMEQALGMLGSLEGSSRRIVLLTDGHANAGITDPSTLVELARTARAMGITTTTIGVGEGYDDELLRSMADAGGGNSWYVERPDQAQDVLAEEMGNLLSVSAQGLSVTLTLEDPVAMFATHSSWPATAVANTITFDLGDLYASEPKPVLVELFVPADQLDALASGGAPIATLVVSADVLIEGGGVEHRAMTLGVAASLETQSTLVPAVEHAVLLARAARAREEAARRQREGDAGGAEDEMRMMVDSLSSSALAAHPDFADELQAQAQDLRGLAERYESRMFSEVEAKYQMQRSYNARRGKKQNDHVLRREP
- a CDS encoding acyl-CoA dehydrogenase family protein; protein product: MQGATEHLAWPFFDDAHRALATSVTEWTAAQGTEPLAHGEAEVDDACRAWVRRLGDAGFLRYCVPAPWGGALPTLDSRALCLLREALAAHDGLADFAFAMQGLGSGAISLGGSDAMRAEWLPRVASGSAIAAFALSEPDAGSDVAAMRMRATRTDAGWQLDGAKTWISNGGIADFYCVFARSGAEPTGSKGISAFFVRADTPGLRVAERITVMSPHPLALLSFDSCVVPHDALLGVEGEGFSLAMRTLDIFRVSVAAAATGFARRAMHEALTQAESRAMFGTTLSAQPVAQAILGDMATDLDAAALMTYRAAWHRDTQSSRSTGVAAMAKLAGTELAQQVIDRALQLHGGRGVRVGEVVERLYRDVRALRIYEGATEVQRLLVGRETVKAHRQR